One Corvus moneduloides isolate bCorMon1 chromosome Z, bCorMon1.pri, whole genome shotgun sequence genomic window carries:
- the LINGO2 gene encoding leucine-rich repeat and immunoglobulin-like domain-containing nogo receptor-interacting protein 2 has product MRHTALTCWQPFLGLAVLLVFTSPTVGCPARCECSAQNKSVSCHRRRLMSIPEGIPIETKILDLSKNRLKSVNPEEFTSYPLLEEIDLSDNIVSNVEPGAFNNLFNLRSLRLKGNRLKLVPLGVFTGLSNLTKLDISENKIVILLDYMFQDLHNLKSLEVGDNDLVYISHRAFSGLLSLEQLTLERCNLTAVPTEALSHLHNLISLHLKQLNINALPAYAFKRLFRLKDLQIEAWPLLDMLPANSLYGLNLTSLSITNTNLSAVPYSAFKHLVYLTHLNLSYNPISSIEAGMLSDLVRLQELHMVGAQLRTIEPHAFQGLRFLRVLNVSQNLLETLEENVFHSSKSLEVLCINNNPLACDCRLLWILQRQPTLQFGSEPPMCAGPDSVRERSFRDFHSTALSFYFTCKKPKIQDKKLQYLVVEEGQTVQLMCKADGDPQPTISWVTPRRRLITTKSNGRATVLGDGTLEIRFAQDQDTGIYVCIASNAAGNDTYSASLTVKGFTSDRFLYANRTPMYMTDSNDTSSNGTNANSYSLDLKTILVSTAMGCFTFLGVVLFCFLLLFVWSRGKGKHKTSIDLEYVPRKNNGAVVEGEVSGPRRFNMKMI; this is encoded by the coding sequence ATGCGTCACACAGCTCTAACATGCTGGCAGCCGTTCCTGggtctggctgtgctgcttgtCTTCACAAGCCCCACCGTGGGCTGCCCGGCCCGCTGTGAATGCTCAGCACAGAACAAGTCTGTCAGCTGTCACCGAAGACGTCTGATGTCCATTCCAGAAGGCATTCCCATTGAGACCAAAATCTTGGACCTCAGCAAGAACCGACTGAAAAGTGTTAACCCTGAGGAATTCACATCGTACCCATTGCTGGAGGAGATTGACCTCAGTGACAATATTGTCTCCAATGTTGAGCCTGGAGCCTTTAACAATCTCTTCAACTTGCGCTCCTTGCGGCTGAAAGGAAACCGTCTGAAGCTGGTCCCCCTTGGGGTGTTCACTGGGTTGTCAAACTTAACAAAGCTTGATATAAGTGAAAACAAGATTGTCATTTTGCTAGACTACATGTTTCAAGATCTGCATAACCTAAAATCCCTGGAGGTTGGGGACAATGATTTGGTGTATATATCACACAGGGCCTTCAGTGGGCTGCTTAGCCTGGAGCAGCTTACCCTGGAGAGATGCAACCTCACAGCCGTACCAACAGAAGCTCTTTCTCACCTCCACAACCTCATCAGTCTGCATTTGAAACAGCTCAACATTAACGCTTTGCCGGCATATGCCTTTAAAAGACTGTTTCGCCTGAAAGACCTACAGATAGAGGCCTGGCCACTCCTGGACATGCTGCCTGCCAACAGTCTGTACGGTCTCAACCTAACTTCTCTCTCCATCACAAACACCAACCTGTCTGCGGTACCTTACTCTGCTTTTAAACACCTGGTTTACCTGACACATCTCAACCTCTCTTACAACCCCATCAGCAGCATCGAAGCAGGCATGCTGTCGGATTTAGTGCGCCTGCAGGAGCTTCACATGGTGGGGGCACAGCTGCGCACCATTGAACCACATGCTTTCCAAGGGCTCCGATTCTTGCGCGTGCTCAACGTGTCCCAAAACCTGCTAGAAACCCTAGAAGAGAATGTATTCCATTCCTCCAAAAGCCTTGAGGTCCTCTGCATTAACAACAACCCTCTGGCCTGTGACTGCCGTCTTCTTTGGATTTTGCAGCGGCAGCCCACCTTGCAGTTTGGTAGCGAACCACCAATGTGTGCTGGCCCAGACAGTGTCAGAGAGAGGTCATTCAGAGAttttcacagcacagctctctcCTTTTACTTCACCTGTAAGAAGCCCAAGATACAAGACAAGAAGTTGCAGTACCTGGTAGTGGAGGAAGGACAGACCGTGCAGTTGATGTGCAAGGCTGATGGGGACCCACAGCCTACCATCTCCTGGGTTACCCCACGCCGGAGGCTGATCACAACTAAATCAAATGGTAGAGCCACTGTGCTGGGAGATGGTACCCTGGAGATCCGATTTGCCCAAGACCAGGACACTGGGATCTATGTCTGTATTGCAAGTAATGCAGCTGGGAATGACACCTACTCGGCCTCCCTGACAGTAAAGGGGTTTACTTCAGACCGTTTCCTTTATGCCAACAGGACCCCTATGTATATGACAGACTCCAACGACACAAGTTCTAACGGAACCAATGCGAACAGTTACTCTCTGGACCTTAAGACAATATTGGTGTCCACAGCTATGGGCTGTTTCACATTCCTTggagtggttttattttgtttccttcttctttttgtgTGGAGCCGAGGGAAaggcaaacacaaaaccagcatTGACCTTGAATATGTCCCTCGCAAAAACAATGGTGCTGTGGTTGAAGGGGAGGTTTCTGGACCACGAAGGTTCAATATGAAAATGATTTGA